Proteins from a single region of Stappia sp. ES.058:
- the speD gene encoding adenosylmethionine decarboxylase: MSDDGLFQLGMDLEAREREAVDTSTFVEPRSTTHTEDTTQVSAPASHAQDDRLDHFIEKDGVRCAGSHLIIDLYDATRLDDLPFIEEALKTCVEEAGATLLHIHLHPFQPEGVSGVAVLAESHISVHTWPEAGYAAFDVFMCGDAQPEKCVEVLKRAFTPGRAEVSELLRGKEVA; encoded by the coding sequence ATGTCTGACGACGGCCTCTTCCAATTGGGGATGGACTTGGAGGCTCGTGAAAGAGAAGCCGTGGACACGTCCACCTTCGTCGAGCCAAGAAGCACCACCCATACGGAAGACACCACTCAAGTATCCGCGCCTGCATCTCATGCGCAAGACGACCGGCTCGACCATTTCATCGAAAAGGACGGCGTGCGCTGTGCGGGATCGCATCTGATCATCGACCTCTATGACGCCACCCGTCTCGACGACCTCCCCTTTATCGAGGAAGCGCTCAAGACCTGCGTCGAGGAGGCCGGTGCGACCTTGCTGCACATTCATCTGCATCCGTTTCAGCCGGAAGGCGTGAGCGGTGTCGCGGTGCTGGCGGAAAGCCACATCTCGGTGCACACTTGGCCCGAGGCCGGCTATGCCGCCTTCGATGTCTTCATGTGCGGCGACGCGCAACCGGAAAAATGCGTCGAGGTGCTCAAGCGCGCTTTCACGCCCGGTCGCGCCGAAGTGAGCGAACTGCTTCGCGGCAAGGAGGTCGCATGA